In Musa acuminata AAA Group cultivar baxijiao chromosome BXJ3-11, Cavendish_Baxijiao_AAA, whole genome shotgun sequence, one DNA window encodes the following:
- the LOC135653329 gene encoding protein CHLOROPLAST J-LIKE DOMAIN 1, chloroplastic-like isoform X3, which produces MLLWYPSSSSSLPSTRTRPNPKFPIPLRDMAAAAAVTPTVFVWPTLHPTSHRSAALIPSAPLRSSFARLFRKPSSKFRIVCMASSAAGSPYDSGDENPYGVLGVSSIEGFDMVKAAYTRKRKDAERRGDEAYLAKLEKAYDRIMMSQLQSRKKGLTFGSFKVSKDIKYADKQPIVPWGPRYSKSSVKDMRINMAISAVFEYGEDEGKGVRMGKRILRSLALVFGCIAVSSLGYTGLLNLIEVLGRAIPLFLYNNQELLVTLATSITLYIMASYYR; this is translated from the exons ATGTTATTATGGTATCCGTCGTCTTCAAGCAGCCTTCCGAGTACGAGGACCCGCCCAAACCCTAAGTTCCCAATTCCTCTTCGAGACATGGCGGCGGCAGCGGCCGTGACCCCGACCGTCTTCGTCTGGCCCACGCTTCACCCCACCAGCCATAGGAGCGCCGCATTGATTCCGTCGGCTCCGCTCCGTTCGTCCTTCGCTAG GTTATTTAGAAAGCCATCGAGTAAATTTCGGATAGTATGTATGGCTTCGTCCGCTGCCGGGAGCCCATATGATAGTGGCGATGAAAATCCATATGGG GTTCTTGGTGTTAGTTCGATAGAAGGGTTTGATATGGTGAAGGCGGCATATACAAGAAAGCGTAAGGATGCAGAGCGTAGGGGAGATGAAGCATACCTTGCCAAA CTAGAGAAGGCATATGACAGAATCATGATGTCACAACTGCAGAGTAGGAAGAAAGGGTTGACATTTGGGTCTTTTAAG GTGTCAAAGGATATCAAGTATGCAGATAAGCAGCCAATAGTACCATGGGGACCAAG GTATTCCAAGTCTAGCGTGAAGGATATGCGCATTAATATGGCTATCTCTGCAGTCTTT GAATATGGTGAAGATGAAGGCAAGGGAGTACGCATGGGAAAGAGGATACTTCGTTCCCTTGCATTGGTTTTCGGATGTATTGCTGTTTCATCCTTG GGCTACACTGGACTCCTCAACCTCATTGAGGTTTTAGGCCGTGCCATTCCTTTGTTTCTTTACAATAACCAG GAGCTGCTTGTTACCCTGGCAACATCAATAACCCTCTACATCATGGCTTCCTACTACCGATGA
- the LOC135653329 gene encoding protein CHLOROPLAST J-LIKE DOMAIN 1, chloroplastic-like isoform X2: MLLWYPSSSSSLPSTRTRPNPKFPIPLRDMAAAAAVTPTVFVWPTLHPTSHRSAALIPSAPLRSSFARLFRKPSSKFRIVCMASSAAGSPYDSGDENPYGVLGVSSIEGFDMVKAAYTRKRKDAERRGDEAYLAKVSKDIKYADKQPIVPWGPRYSKSSVKDMRINMAISAVFSLWVLIQQNAEWKPLQFLAFIFFYRIFEKLKAFEPAVSPTLDEYGEDEGKGVRMGKRILRSLALVFGCIAVSSLGYTGLLNLIEVLGRAIPLFLYNNQELLVTLATSITLYIMASYYR; encoded by the exons ATGTTATTATGGTATCCGTCGTCTTCAAGCAGCCTTCCGAGTACGAGGACCCGCCCAAACCCTAAGTTCCCAATTCCTCTTCGAGACATGGCGGCGGCAGCGGCCGTGACCCCGACCGTCTTCGTCTGGCCCACGCTTCACCCCACCAGCCATAGGAGCGCCGCATTGATTCCGTCGGCTCCGCTCCGTTCGTCCTTCGCTAG GTTATTTAGAAAGCCATCGAGTAAATTTCGGATAGTATGTATGGCTTCGTCCGCTGCCGGGAGCCCATATGATAGTGGCGATGAAAATCCATATGGG GTTCTTGGTGTTAGTTCGATAGAAGGGTTTGATATGGTGAAGGCGGCATATACAAGAAAGCGTAAGGATGCAGAGCGTAGGGGAGATGAAGCATACCTTGCCAAA GTGTCAAAGGATATCAAGTATGCAGATAAGCAGCCAATAGTACCATGGGGACCAAG GTATTCCAAGTCTAGCGTGAAGGATATGCGCATTAATATGGCTATCTCTGCAGTCTTT AGTCTCTGGGTACTGATCCAACAGAATGCAGAATGGAAGCCTTTGCAGTTTTTAGCTTTCATTTTTTTCTATCGAATATTTGAGAAGTTAAAAGCATTTGAGCCTGCAGTATCACCTACTCTAGAT GAATATGGTGAAGATGAAGGCAAGGGAGTACGCATGGGAAAGAGGATACTTCGTTCCCTTGCATTGGTTTTCGGATGTATTGCTGTTTCATCCTTG GGCTACACTGGACTCCTCAACCTCATTGAGGTTTTAGGCCGTGCCATTCCTTTGTTTCTTTACAATAACCAG GAGCTGCTTGTTACCCTGGCAACATCAATAACCCTCTACATCATGGCTTCCTACTACCGATGA
- the LOC135653329 gene encoding protein CHLOROPLAST J-LIKE DOMAIN 1, chloroplastic-like isoform X1 has translation MLLWYPSSSSSLPSTRTRPNPKFPIPLRDMAAAAAVTPTVFVWPTLHPTSHRSAALIPSAPLRSSFARLFRKPSSKFRIVCMASSAAGSPYDSGDENPYGVLGVSSIEGFDMVKAAYTRKRKDAERRGDEAYLAKLEKAYDRIMMSQLQSRKKGLTFGSFKVSKDIKYADKQPIVPWGPRYSKSSVKDMRINMAISAVFSLWVLIQQNAEWKPLQFLAFIFFYRIFEKLKAFEPAVSPTLDEYGEDEGKGVRMGKRILRSLALVFGCIAVSSLGYTGLLNLIEVLGRAIPLFLYNNQELLVTLATSITLYIMASYYR, from the exons ATGTTATTATGGTATCCGTCGTCTTCAAGCAGCCTTCCGAGTACGAGGACCCGCCCAAACCCTAAGTTCCCAATTCCTCTTCGAGACATGGCGGCGGCAGCGGCCGTGACCCCGACCGTCTTCGTCTGGCCCACGCTTCACCCCACCAGCCATAGGAGCGCCGCATTGATTCCGTCGGCTCCGCTCCGTTCGTCCTTCGCTAG GTTATTTAGAAAGCCATCGAGTAAATTTCGGATAGTATGTATGGCTTCGTCCGCTGCCGGGAGCCCATATGATAGTGGCGATGAAAATCCATATGGG GTTCTTGGTGTTAGTTCGATAGAAGGGTTTGATATGGTGAAGGCGGCATATACAAGAAAGCGTAAGGATGCAGAGCGTAGGGGAGATGAAGCATACCTTGCCAAA CTAGAGAAGGCATATGACAGAATCATGATGTCACAACTGCAGAGTAGGAAGAAAGGGTTGACATTTGGGTCTTTTAAG GTGTCAAAGGATATCAAGTATGCAGATAAGCAGCCAATAGTACCATGGGGACCAAG GTATTCCAAGTCTAGCGTGAAGGATATGCGCATTAATATGGCTATCTCTGCAGTCTTT AGTCTCTGGGTACTGATCCAACAGAATGCAGAATGGAAGCCTTTGCAGTTTTTAGCTTTCATTTTTTTCTATCGAATATTTGAGAAGTTAAAAGCATTTGAGCCTGCAGTATCACCTACTCTAGAT GAATATGGTGAAGATGAAGGCAAGGGAGTACGCATGGGAAAGAGGATACTTCGTTCCCTTGCATTGGTTTTCGGATGTATTGCTGTTTCATCCTTG GGCTACACTGGACTCCTCAACCTCATTGAGGTTTTAGGCCGTGCCATTCCTTTGTTTCTTTACAATAACCAG GAGCTGCTTGTTACCCTGGCAACATCAATAACCCTCTACATCATGGCTTCCTACTACCGATGA
- the LOC103972635 gene encoding wall-associated receptor kinase 2-like: MAFEQNCTRRCGSIDVPYPFGIEPGCYRDGFDLSCDVTESKLYAGNIQVIGVDVPNGQARVYKRISWDCDDSVFPAKVSIPMDLTGSHYTFSDTRNKFTAIGCDTIALFVGATDQSYSTGCVSICNDNTTFNNGSCSGAGCCQTSILRGLQFFNITFSSTGHEDISWDNPCSFAFLVDGSWYSFRTTDLNGTDFFYRNDDRVPMVLDWSIGDDVGCEEAPQNLTSYACRSNNSSCLNATNGIGYLCNCSGGYHGNPYVEGGCEGLPLSSLTM, encoded by the coding sequence ATGGCATTCGAGCAAAACTGCACCAGGAGATGCGGTAGCATCGACGTTCCCTACCCGTTCGGCATCGAGCCTGGCTGCTACCGGGACGGATTCGACCTCTCCTGCGACGTAACCGAATCCAAACTCTACGCTGGCAACATACAAGTCATCGGTGTGGATGTTCCGAATGGGCAAGCAAGAGTGTACAAGCGCATATCTTGGGACTGCGACGACTCCGTCTTCCCAGCCAAAGTATCAATCCCAATGGACCTTACTGGTTCGCACTACACGTTCTCCGACACCCGCAACAAGTTCACGGCCATCGGATGCGACACCATCGCGCTCTTCGTCGGTGCCACTGATCAGTCCTATTCGACCGGCTGCGTGTCTATCTGCAACGACAACACCACTTTCAACAACGGTTCCTGCTCCGGCGCCGGCTGTTGCCAGACCTCCATTCTCCGTGGGCTTCAATTCTTCAACATAACCTTTTCCTCCACCGGCCACGAGGACATCTCGTGGGACAACCCCTGTAGCTTTGCTTTCCTCGTCGACGGCAGTTGGTACTCCTTCCGAACAACCGATCTCAATGGAACTGACTTCTTTTACAGAAATGACGACCGCGTTCCGATGGTGCTGGACTGGTCGATAGGCGACGACGTGGGATGCGAGGAAGCACCGCAAAATTTGACCTCCTACGCATGCCGCAGCAATAACAGTTCCTGCCTCAACGCCACCAATGGCATCGGATATCTCTGCAATTGCTCGGGCGGTTATCACGGCAACCCCTACGTGGAAGGCGGATGCGAAGgtctccctctttcttctctcaCCATGTAG
- the LOC135653018 gene encoding wall-associated receptor kinase 4-like: MVKWRTVQKRKEKFYQQNLELLRKEQSSSSDVALIERMKIYELEELEKATNHFDKTRIIGGGGHGHVYKGILSDQRVVAIKMPNISNQVELAQFINEVFILSQTNHRNVVKLFGCCLQTQVPLLVFEFISGGTLSDHLLAGKGVSPLSFEDRLRIATEVAKALSYLHTEASVTIFHRDIKSSNVLLDERNTAKLADFGASRSVSFEQTSVATAVQGTLGYLDPEYQQTGRLNEKSDVYSFGVILAELLTGHLAIPRQENNVVRYLVMDFLVALKENSLFKVLDPLVLNEGSHEAVERIARLAETCLKLSGNDRPTMREVEDELEAIRSKKAQADDTMVSVNSGRSSVGGGAASSEISRRIRTGKYRSERQFSNDDGIDLGNPGITSRLGSTTSSEASGRSSTTQYSMEMEVKENM; this comes from the coding sequence ATGGTGAAGTGGAGAACCGTCCAGAAAAGGAAGGAGAAATTCTATCAGCAGAATCTAGAGTTGCTAAGAAAAGAACAatcttcttcttcggatgtggCTCTGATCGAAAGGATGAAGATCTATGAGCTAGAGGAGTTGGAAAAGGCCACCAATCATTTCGACAAAACCCGAATCATCGGCGGCGGAGGCCATGGGCACGTCTATAAAGGAATCCTGTCCGACCAACGTGTGGTTGCCATTAAAATGCCCAATATAAGCAATCAAGTTGAGCTTGCCCAATTCATCAATGAAGTCTTCATCCTTTCTCAGACCAACCACAGGAATGTGGTTAAGTTATTCGGGTGCTGCCTACAGACCCAAGTCCCTTTGCTAGTTTTCGAGTTCATCTCCGGTGGTACGCTCTCCGATCATCTCCTCGCTGGCAAAGGGGTCTCCCCTCTGTCGTTCGAAGACCGTTTAAGGATTGCCACAGAAGTAGCAAAAGCACTGTCCTATCTCCACACCGAAGCTTCCGTAACCATTTTCCACAGAGATATCAAGTCGTCCAACGTACTACTCGACGAGAGGAACACCGCAAAACTAGCGGACTTCGGTGCTTCCAGGTCTGTTTCCTTCGAGCAAACTTCGGTAGCTACCGCTGTTCAAGGAACACTTGGGTACCTAGATCCTGAGTACCAACAAACAGGAAGACTAAATGAGAAAAGCGATGTGTATAGCTTCGGAGTCATTCTGGCAGAGTTGCTGACAGGCCACCTTGCCATTCCTCGCCAGGAGAACAATGTGGTGAGATATCTAGTCATGGATTTCCTAGTTGCACTCAAAGAGAATTCGCTATTTAAGGTTCTAGATCCTCTGGTTCTCAACGAGGGGAGCCACGAGGCAGTTGAAAGGATCGCAAGGCTGGCGGAGACGTGTCTCAAACTGAGCGGTAATGACAGGCCAACGATGAGAGAGGTGGAGGATGAGCTCGAAGCCATAAGATCTAAGAAGGCACAAGCTGATGATACCATGGTTTCGGTGAATAGTGGACGTTCCAGTGTCGGAGGAGGCGCTGCATCATCCGAAATTAGTCGAAGAATTAGAACGGGAAAATATAGATCCGAAAGACAGTTCTCAAATGATGATGGCATAGATCTTGGGAATCCTGGGATCACAAGCCGTCTCGGGAGCACAACATCATCCGAAGCAAGTGGGAGGAGTTCAACGACGCAGTATAGCATGGAGATGGAAGTTAAAGAGAATATGTGA